One Streptomyces sp. P9-A2 DNA window includes the following coding sequences:
- a CDS encoding glutamate--cysteine ligase, translating to MRSVGVEEELLLVDPNSGAPVAVSDAALAAADRRAWQHGGAGAKDHQFEGELQQEQVEFATEPVTEMGRLQEEITRCRREAARHADTAGARVAAVATSPLAVEPSLSTGTRYRWLGEQFGVTAQEQLTCGCHVHVSVDSDEEGVAVLDRIRPWLAVLTAMSANSPFWQGQDTGYGSYRSRVWNRWPSAGPVEIFGSADRYHEQVTAMVETGVLRDEGMIYFDARLSASYPTVEIRVADVCLDASLPVLLAALARALVETSARAWQDGVPPARVGTGLLRLASWRAGRSGLDGPLLHPETMRETSAVGAVQAMYRHVREALVDHGDDDLVREGIARLLEQGNGARTQRRLLAEEGSLTRVMTRCADLTTNS from the coding sequence ATGCGAAGTGTGGGTGTGGAAGAGGAACTACTGCTGGTGGACCCGAACAGTGGTGCGCCGGTCGCCGTCTCCGACGCGGCGCTCGCGGCTGCCGACCGCCGGGCCTGGCAGCACGGAGGGGCCGGCGCGAAGGACCACCAGTTCGAGGGGGAGCTTCAACAGGAGCAGGTGGAGTTCGCGACCGAGCCGGTGACGGAGATGGGCCGGCTCCAGGAGGAGATCACCCGCTGTCGCAGGGAGGCGGCGCGGCACGCGGACACTGCCGGCGCGAGAGTGGCGGCTGTGGCGACTTCGCCGTTGGCTGTCGAGCCGTCGCTGAGTACCGGTACCCGTTATCGGTGGCTGGGTGAGCAGTTCGGGGTGACGGCTCAGGAGCAGTTGACCTGTGGCTGCCATGTGCACGTGTCGGTGGACTCCGACGAGGAGGGTGTGGCTGTCCTGGACCGTATACGCCCGTGGCTGGCGGTTCTGACGGCGATGAGCGCGAACTCCCCTTTCTGGCAGGGGCAGGACACCGGTTACGGCAGCTATCGCAGCCGGGTGTGGAACCGCTGGCCGTCCGCCGGGCCGGTCGAGATCTTCGGGTCCGCCGACCGCTACCACGAGCAGGTTACCGCCATGGTCGAGACGGGGGTCCTCCGTGACGAGGGCATGATCTACTTCGATGCCCGGCTCTCCGCCTCGTATCCCACCGTGGAGATCCGTGTGGCGGACGTGTGCCTGGACGCTTCTCTACCTGTGCTGCTGGCCGCGCTCGCGCGTGCCCTGGTGGAGACGTCCGCCCGGGCCTGGCAGGACGGCGTACCGCCGGCCAGGGTCGGGACGGGTCTGCTGCGCCTGGCCTCGTGGCGAGCGGGACGCTCGGGTCTCGACGGTCCCCTCCTGCACCCCGAGACCATGCGCGAGACCTCCGCGGTCGGGGCGGTCCAGGCTATGTACCGGCACGTTCGCGAGGCGCTGGTGGACCACGGCGACGACGATCTCGTCCGCGAGGGCATCGCCCGCCTCCTCGAACAGGGCAACGGGGCGCGTACGCAACGCCGTTTGCTGGCCGAGGAGGGCAGCCTCACCCGCGTCATGACCCGCTGTGCCGACTTGACCACGAACAGCTGA
- a CDS encoding GNAT family N-acetyltransferase, whose amino-acid sequence MHSYSLRPASLMDAPAITELLNKVDEIEIGRPETDLHTVQADLKRPGTDPERDSWLMWDGDVLVAYGLLWDESGGDRIDIDHYVLPDHQRPGAHLLEAMEARALEKARENGAGRAVVHLHLNVTPTLDTQLLLRRGWQVVRRYHVKRRPLDPARDVVPEVPAGVLIRNCGAEEDRARVHALHQASFVDHFDFQPRPYDQWLHDIDADALDWSLVWIVSTDELGDAGFLLARDDREAMGWIPGLGVLTGARGLGLGGFLLRHAFAAFAARGRDAIGLGVDTANATGAPRLYDRHGMTTHFAVDTWETVLS is encoded by the coding sequence ATGCACTCCTACTCCCTGCGGCCTGCCTCGCTCATGGACGCGCCCGCCATCACCGAACTACTCAACAAGGTCGACGAGATCGAGATCGGCCGGCCCGAGACTGACCTGCACACCGTCCAGGCCGACCTGAAACGCCCCGGGACCGATCCGGAGCGCGACTCGTGGCTCATGTGGGACGGGGACGTGCTGGTGGCCTACGGGCTGCTGTGGGACGAGTCAGGCGGCGACCGCATCGACATCGACCACTACGTGCTGCCCGACCATCAGCGGCCCGGTGCACACCTGCTGGAGGCGATGGAGGCCAGGGCGCTGGAGAAGGCACGGGAGAACGGCGCCGGGCGAGCCGTGGTCCACCTCCACCTCAACGTGACGCCCACCCTCGACACGCAGTTGCTCCTGAGGCGGGGCTGGCAGGTCGTACGGCGATATCACGTGAAGCGCCGCCCGCTGGATCCCGCACGGGACGTGGTGCCCGAGGTACCCGCCGGCGTGCTGATACGGAACTGCGGCGCCGAGGAGGACCGGGCCCGCGTCCACGCGCTCCACCAGGCTTCCTTCGTCGACCACTTCGACTTCCAGCCGCGCCCGTACGACCAGTGGCTGCACGACATCGACGCCGACGCGCTGGACTGGTCCCTGGTGTGGATCGTCTCCACCGACGAGCTGGGGGACGCCGGGTTCCTGCTGGCGCGCGACGACCGGGAGGCCATGGGGTGGATCCCCGGCCTCGGCGTTCTGACCGGGGCCCGCGGTCTGGGTCTTGGCGGTTTCCTGCTCCGGCACGCCTTCGCGGCCTTCGCGGCACGGGGCCGGGACGCCATCGGGCTCGGCGTGGACACCGCGAACGCCACCGGGGCTCCCCGGCTGTACGACCGCCACGGGATGACGACCCATTTCGCCGT